A window of Castanea sativa cultivar Marrone di Chiusa Pesio chromosome 1, ASM4071231v1 contains these coding sequences:
- the LOC142637871 gene encoding putative inactive receptor kinase At3g02880 yields MHSISILILVLVHSLSLSFFTTRALDLESDRAALVSLRNAVGGRLRLWNISASPCLWNGVNCTQNRVTVLRLPGMGLVGQLPVGIGNLTQLITLSLRFNALSGPIPPDFADLALLRNLYLQNNSLTGEIPGFLYDMQSLVRLNLAHNNFSGEISDRINNLTRLGTLLLERNNFSGRIPDINISSLTQFNVSFNRLNGSVPERLSGLPTSAFEGNSLCGKPLEACSGSGSGSGSGSKLSGAAIAGIVIGSFIVFVIVMVLLIVLCQKRKSNRKDFVPAKGRDVEIPREKTVVEESESRSTMSVSASARSSKSLVFFGNAVKTFDLEDLLKASAEVLGKGTFGTAYKATLELGMAVVVKRLKDVKVSENEFREMIDEIGRMVHVNLVTLRGYYYNRDEKLLVYDYMPLGSLSALLHGQRGSNRTPLNWETRSGIALGAARAITFIHSHGSTFSHGNIKSSNILLTISYEARVSDFGLARLALPTSTPNRIDGYRAPEITDPSKVSQKADVYSFGVLLLELLTGKPPTHTLLNEEGVDLPRWVQSVVREEWTSEVFDTELLRYPNGEDEMVQLLQIALECTAQYPDKRPSIAEVTNKIEDLCSFSSQQMQETSPELFYEEDEGLSQQFHSANSGAPASSV; encoded by the exons ATGCATAGTATTAGCATTCTTATTCTCGTTCTcgttcactctctctctttgagcTTTTTTACAACCAGAGCTTTGGATCTGGAATCAGATAGAGCAGCTCTGGTTTCTCTCCGTAACGCCGTTGGAGGACGCTTAAGGCTATGGAATATCTCAGCCTCTCCATGTTTATGGAACGGTGTTAACTGCACACAGAACAGGGTTACAGTGCTTCGGCTTCCTGGGATGGGCTTAGTGGGCCAATTGCCAGTAGGAATCGGAAACTTGACCCAACTGATCACTCTGTCTCTCCGTTTCAACGCGCTCTCTGGGCCTATACCCCCTGACTTTGCAGACCTTGCTCTGCTTCGCAACCTTTACTTGCAAAACAATTCACTTACAGGTGAAATTCCGGGGTTTTTGTATGATATGCAGAGTCTTGTGCGTTTAAATCTTGCTCATAATAACTTTTCAGGGGAGATATCGGATAGGATTAACAATTTGACGAGGTTGGGTACTCTGCTTTTGGAGAGGAATAATTTTTCTGGGCGAATTCCTGATATCAATATCTCGAGTTTGACTCAGTTTAATGTTTCTTTCAATCGGTTAAATGGGTCGGTGCCGGAAAGGCTTTCGGGATTGCCCACGAGTGCTTTTGAAGGTAATTCGCTCTGTGGGAAGCCATTGGAGGCTTGTAGTGGGAGTGGGAGTGGGAGTGGGAGCGGGAGCAAGTTGTCTGGTGCTGCAATTGCTGGGATTGTGATCGGGTCGTTTATTGTGTTTGTGATCGTTATGGTGCTTTTGATTGTTCTCTGTCAGAAGAGAAAGAGTAATAGGAAAGATTTCGTGCCGGCGAAGGGTAGGGATGTTGAGATTCCGAGAGAGAAAACGGTGGTGGAAGAGAGTGAGAGTAGGAGTACTATGTCTGTGAGTGCTAGTGCGAGGAGTAGTAAGAGTTTAGTGTTCTTTGGGAATGCGGTGAAGACTTTTGATTTGGAGGACTTGTTGAAGGCATCGGCGGAGGTGTTAGGAAAGGGGACTTTTGGGACTGCATATAAGGCCACTTTGGAATTGGGAATGGCTGTGGTGGTGAAGAGGTTGAAGGATGTGAAAGTTTCGGAGAATGAATTCAGGGAAATGATTGATGAGATTGGAAGGATGGTTCATGTCAATTTGGTTACATTGAGGGGTTATTATTACAATAGAGATGAGAAGCTTCTTGTTTATGATTACATGCCCTTGGGAAGCTTATCTGCACTCTTACATG GACAAAGAGGGTCTAATAGGACTCCATTGAATTGGGAAACCAGGTCTGGCATTGCTCTTGGAGCTGCTCGTGCAATCACATTCATTCATTCACATGGCTCCACATTCTCCCATGGTAACATCAAGTCATCAAATATCCTCCTCACCATATCGTATGAAGCTCGGGTCTCTGACTTTGGCCTCGCACGTCTTGCGCTTCCCACCTCTACCCCCAACCGCATTGATGGTTATCGTGCCCCGGAAATCACAGATCCTTCAAAAGTATCTCAAAAAGCAGATGTCTACAGCTTCGGTGTACTGCTATTGGAGCTGCTTACAGGGAAGCCTCCCACTCATACCTTGCTGAATGAGGAGGGTGTGGACCTCCCAAGATGGGTCCAATCTGTTGTTAGAGAGGAGTGGACTTCTGAGGTTTTTGACACCGAGCTTCTTAGGTACCCGAATGGTGAGGATGAAATGGTTCAACTCTTACAGATAGCTCTTGAATGTACTGCTCAGTACCCAGATAAGCGTCCTTCAATAGCTGAGGTGACAAACAAAATTGAGGATCTCTGTAGTTTTAGTTCACAGCAAATGCAAGAAACCAGTCCTGAATTGTTttatgaagaagatgaagggcTCTCACAGCAGTTCCACTCTGCAAATTCAGGTGCACCGGCATCTTCAGTATAG